From Pan paniscus chromosome 9, NHGRI_mPanPan1-v2.0_pri, whole genome shotgun sequence, the proteins below share one genomic window:
- the ARAP1 gene encoding arf-GAP with Rho-GAP domain, ANK repeat and PH domain-containing protein 1 isoform X6, with amino-acid sequence MDGPPGGSTPVTPVIKAGWLDKNPPQGSYIYQKRWVKLDTDHLRYFDSNKDAYSKRFISVACISHVAAIGDQKFEVITNNRTFAFRAESDVERKEWMQALQQAMAEQRARARLSSAYLLGVPGSEQPDRAGSLELRGFKNKLYVAVVGDKVQLYKNLEEYHLGIGITFIDMSVGNVKEVDRRSFDLTTPYRIFSFSADSELEKEQWLEAMQGAIAEALSTSEVAERIWAAAPNRFCADCGAPQPDWASINLCVVICKRCAGEHRGLGAGVSKVRSLKMDRKVWTETLIELFLQLGNGTGNRFWAANVPPSEALQPSSSPSTRRCHLEAKYREGKYRRYHPLFGNQEELDKALCAAVTTTDLAETQALLGCGAGINCFSGDPEAPTPLALAEQAGQTLQMEFLRNNRTTEVPRLDSMKPLEKHYSVVLPTVSHSGFLYKTASAGKLLQDRRAREEFSRRWCVLGDGVLSYFENERAVTPNGEIRASEIVCLAVPPPDTHGFEHTFEVYTEGERLYLFGLESAEQAHEWVKCIAKAFVPPLAEDLLARDFERLGRLPYKAGLSLQRAQEGWFSLSGSELRAVFPDGPCEEPLQLRKLQELSIQGDSENQVLVLVERRRTLYIQGERRLDFMGWLGAIQKAAASMGDTLSEQQLGDSDIPVIVYRCVDYITQCGLTSEGIYRKCGQTSKTQRLLESLRQDARSVHLKEGEQHVDDVSSALKRFLRDLPDGLFTRAQRLTWLEASEIEDEEEKVSRYRELLVRLPPVNRATVKALISHLYCVQCFSDTNQMNVHNLAIVFGPTLFQTDGQDYKAGRVVEDLINHYVVVFSVDEEELRKQREEITAIVKMRVAGTASGTQHAGDFICTVYLEEKKAETEQHVKIPASMTAEELTLEILDRRNVGIREKDYWTCFEVNEREEAERPLHFAEKVLPILHGLGTDSHLVVKKHQAMEAMLLYLASRVGDTKHGMMKFREDRSLLGLGLPSGGFHDRYFILNSSCLRLYKEVRSQRPWSGAPETSHRPEKEWPVKSLKVYLGVKKKLRPPTCWGFTVVHETEKHEKQQWYLCCDTQMELREWFATFLFVQHDGLVWPSEPSRVSRAVPEVRLGSVSLIPLRGSENEMRRSVAAFTADPLSLLRNV; translated from the exons ATGGACGGGCCGCCTGGGGGCTCCACCCCCGTCACACCAGTCATCAAGGCTGGCTGGCTGGACAAGAACCCACCGCAGGG atCTTACATCTATCAGAAACGATGGGTGAAACTGGATACTGATCACCTGCGATACTTTGACAGTAACAAG GACGCTTACTCTAAGCGCTTTATCTCTGTGGCCTGCATCTCCCACGTGGCTGCCATCGGGGACCAGAAGTTTGAAGTGATCACAAACAACCGAACCTTTGCCTTCCGGGCAGAGAGTGATG TGGAGCGGAAGGAGTGGATGCAGGCCCTGCAGCAGGCCATGGCTGAGCAGCGTGCCCGGGCCCGGCTCTCTAGCGCTTATCTGCTGGGAGTTCCAGGCTCAGAGCAGCCTGACCGCGCTGGCAGCCTGGAGCTTCGTGGCTTCAAGAATAAGCTGTACGTGGCCGTGGTCGGGGACAAAGTGCAGCTCTACAAGAATCTAGAG GAGTACCACCTGGGCATTGGCATCACCTTCATCGACATGAGCGTGGGCAACGTGAAGGAAGTGGATCGGCGCAGCTTCGACCTCACCACGCCCTACCGCATCTTCAG CTTCTCTGCTGACTCAGAGCTAGAGAAGGAGCAGTGGCTGGAGGCCATGCAGGGAGCCATCGCCGAGGCCCTGTCTACCTCGGAGGTGGCCGAGCGCATCTGGGCTGCAGCCCCCAACAGGTTCTGTGCTGACTGCGGGGCTCCTCAGCCTGACTGGGCCTCCATCAACCTCTGTGTTGTCATCTGCAAGCGCTGTGCAG GGGAGCACCGTGGCCTGGGCGCTGGCGTCTCCAAGGTGCGGAGCCTGAAGATGGACAGGAAGGTGTGGACAGAAACACTTATCGAG CTCTTCTTACAGCTGGGGAATGGCACTGGGAACCGCTTCTGGGCAGCCAACGTGCCCCCCAGTGAGGCCCTGCAGCCCAGCAGCAGCCCCAGCACCCGGCGGTGCCACCTGGAGGCCAAGTACCGTGAGGGCAAGTACCGCCGCTACCACCCGCTCTTTGGCAACCAGGAGGAGCTGGACAAG GCCCTGTGTGCTGCAGTCACCACCACAGACCTGGCTGAGACCCAGGCGCTCCTGGGCTGTGGGGCTGGGATCAACTGCTTCTCGGGGGACCCTGAGGCCCCCACGCCCCTGGCTCTTGCAGAGCAGGCGGGGCAGACGCTGCAGATGGAATTCCTTCGGAACAACCGGACCACAG AGGTGCCTCGGCTGGACTCGATGAAGCCCCTGGAAAAGCACTACTCAGTTGTCCTGCCGACCGTGAGCCACAGTGGCTTCCTCTACAAGACTGCCTCTGCCGGCAAGCTGCTACAGGACCGCCGGGCCCGGGAAG AGTTCAGCCGGCGCTGGTGTGTCCTTGGTGACGGGGTCCTGAGCTACTTTGAGAATGAGCGGGCAGTGACCCCCAATGGAGAGATTCGGGCCAGCGAGATTGTGTGCCTGGCAGTGCCCCCTCCTGACACCCACGG CTTTGAGCACACCTTTGAGGTGTACACGGAGGGAGAACGGCTGTACCTGTTTGGGCTGGAGAGCGCGGAGCAGGCTCATGAGTGGGTCAAGTGTATTGCTAAG GCATTCGTGCCTCCCCTAGCCGAGGATCTGCTGGCCCGGGATTTTGAGCGGCTCGGACGCCTACCCTACAAAGCTGGCCTGAGCCTACAGCGGGCCCAGGAGGGCTGGTTCTCTCTCAGTGGCTCGGAGCTCCGTGCTGTCTTCCCGGACGGGCCCTGCGAAGAGCCGCTGCAACTACGGAAACTGCAGGAGCTTT CCATCCAGGGGGATAGTGAGAACCAGGTGCTGGTGCTGGTGGAGCGAAGGAG GACACTGTACATACAGGGCGAGCGGCGGCTGGACTTCATGGGTTGGCTGGGGGCCATCCAGAAAGCAGCCGCCAGCATGGGGGACACGCTGTCGGAGCAGCAGCTTGGGGACTCGGATATCCCGGTGATCGTGTACCGCTGTGTGGACTACATCACGCAGTGCG GCCTGACCTCCGAGGGCATCTACCGCAAGTGTGGGCAGACATCGAAGACACAGCGGCTGCTGGAGAGCCTGCGGCAGGATGCGCGCTCTGTGCACCTCAAGGAGGGCGAGCAGCACGTGGATGATGTTTCCTCAGCGCTCAAGCGCTTCCTGCGCGACCTGCCTGATGGGCTCTTCACTCGCGCCCAGCGCCTAACCTGGCTGGAGGCCTCAG AGATTGAGGACGAGGAGGAGAAGGTCTCCAGGTACCGAGAGCTGCTGGTGCGGCTGCCCCCTGTCAACCGGGCCACAGTGAAGGCCCTTATCAGCCACCTGTACTG tGTTCAGTGCTTCTCAGACACGAACCAGATGAACGTGCACAACCTGGCAATTGTGTTCGGGCCCACGCTCTTCCAGACAGATGGGCAGGACTACAAGGCTGGCCGTGTGGTGGAAGACCTCATTAACCACTATGTGGTGGTGTTTAGT GTGGATGAGGAAGAGCTCAGGAAGCAGAGGGAGGAGATCACTGCCATTGTGAAGATGCGCGTGGCTGGCACTGCCAGTGGGACCCAG CATGCCGGTGACTTCATCTGCACAGTGTATCTGGAAGAGAAGAAGGCAGAGACTGAGCAGCATGTCAAG ATCCCAGCATCCATGACTGCTGAGGAGCTCACCCTGGAGATCCTGGATCGCCGGAACGTGGGCATCAGGGAGAAGGACTATTGGACCTGCTTTGAGGTCAACgagagggaggaggcag AGCGCCCCCTGCACTTTGCGGAGAAGGTGCTGCCCATCCTGCACGGGCTGGGCACGGACAGCCACCTGGTGGTGAAGAAGCACCAGGCCATGGAGGCCATGCTGCTGTACCTGG CCAGCCGTGTCGGTGACACCAAGCATGGCATGATGAAGTTCCGTGAGGACCGCAGcctcctgggcctgggcctgcccTCAGGTGGCTTCCACGATCGCTACTTCATCCTCAACAGCAGCTGCTTGCGGCTCTACAAGGAGGTCCGG AGCCAGAGGCCGTGGAGCGGGGCCCCTGAGACC AGTCACCGGCCTGAGAAGGAGTGGCCTGTTAAGAGTCTCAAAGTCTACCTGGGAGTGAAGAAGAAACTCAGGCCACCCACCTG CTGGGGCTTCACAGTGGTGCATGAGACAGAGAAACATGAGAAGCAGCAGTG GTACCTCTGCTGTGACACACAGATGGAGCTCCGGGAGTGGTTCGCTACCTTCCTGTTTGTGCAG
- the ARAP1 gene encoding arf-GAP with Rho-GAP domain, ANK repeat and PH domain-containing protein 1 isoform X5, producing the protein MSPDHWASSPDACPLRRRSHCCHHYHPLPSHSLRSPCPPSPRGLPSLPLHLPAPRRYLQSRYACSQSSEEPPPSRVPRAVRVASLLSEGEELSGDDQGDEEEDDHAYEGVPNGGWHTSSLSLSLPSTIAAPHPMDGPPGGSTPVTPVIKAGWLDKNPPQGSYIYQKRWVKLDTDHLRYFDSNKDAYSKRFISVACISHVAAIGDQKFEVITNNRTFAFRAESDVERKEWMQALQQAMAEQRARARLSSAYLLGVPGSEQPDRAGSLELRGFKNKLYVAVVGDKVQLYKNLEEYHLGIGITFIDMSVGNVKEVDRRSFDLTTPYRIFSFSADSELEKEQWLEAMQGAIAEALSTSEVAERIWAAAPNRFCADCGAPQPDWASINLCVVICKRCAGEHRGLGAGVSKVRSLKMDRKVWTETLIELFLQLGNGTGNRFWAANVPPSEALQPSSSPSTRRCHLEAKYREGKYRRYHPLFGNQEELDKALCAAVTTTDLAETQALLGCGAGINCFSGDPEAPTPLALAEQAGQTLQMEFLRNNRTTEVPRLDSMKPLEKHYSVVLPTVSHSGFLYKTASAGKLLQDRRAREEFSRRWCVLGDGVLSYFENERAVTPNGEIRASEIVCLAVPPPDTHGFEHTFEVYTEGERLYLFGLESAEQAHEWVKCIAKAFVPPLAEDLLARDFERLGRLPYKAGLSLQRAQEGWFSLSGSELRAVFPDGPCEEPLQLRKLQELSIQGDSENQVLVLVERRRTLYIQGERRLDFMGWLGAIQKAAASMGDTLSEQQLGDSDIPVIVYRCVDYITQCGLTSEGIYRKCGQTSKTQRLLESLRQDARSVHLKEGEQHVDDVSSALKRFLRDLPDGLFTRAQRLTWLEASEIEDEEEKVSRYRELLVRLPPVNRATVKALISHLYCVQCFSDTNQMNVHNLAIVFGPTLFQTDGQDYKAGRVVEDLINHYVVVFSVDEEELRKQREEITAIVKMRVAGTASGTQHAGDFICTVYLEEKKAETEQHVKIPASMTAEELTLEILDRRNVGIREKDYWTCFEVNEREEAERPLHFAEKVLPILHGLGTDSHLVVKKHQAMEAMLLYLASRVGDTKHGMMKFREDRSLLGLGLPSGGFHDRYFILNSSCLRLYKEVRSQRPWSGAPETSHRPEKEWPVKSLKVYLGVKKKLRPPTCWGFTVVHETEKHEKQQWYLCCDTQMELREWFATFLFVQHDGLVWPSEPSRVSRAVPEVRLGSVSLIPLRGSENEMRRSVAAFTADPLSLLRNV; encoded by the exons ATGTCCCCAGATCACTGGGCCAGCAGCCCTGATG CCTGCCCACTAAGGAGGAGGAGTCATTGCTGCCATCATTATCATCCCCTCCCCAGCCACAGTCTGAGGAGCCCCTGTCCGCCCTCCCCCaggggcctccccagcctccctctccacctccctGCCCCCCGGAGATACCTCCAAAGCCGGTACGCCTGTTCCCAGAGTTCG GAGGAGCCCCCACCGAGCCGAGTCCCACGGGCCGTGCGCGTGGCCAGTCTGCTGAGCGAGGGAGAGGAACTGTCTGGGGACGACCAAGGGGATGAGGAAGAGGATGACCACGCCTATGAGGGCGTCCCCAA TGGCGGATGGCACACCAGCAGCCTGAGCTTGTCCTTGCCCAGCACAATTGCTGCGCCACACCCCATGGACGGGCCGCCTGGGGGCTCCACCCCCGTCACACCAGTCATCAAGGCTGGCTGGCTGGACAAGAACCCACCGCAGGG atCTTACATCTATCAGAAACGATGGGTGAAACTGGATACTGATCACCTGCGATACTTTGACAGTAACAAG GACGCTTACTCTAAGCGCTTTATCTCTGTGGCCTGCATCTCCCACGTGGCTGCCATCGGGGACCAGAAGTTTGAAGTGATCACAAACAACCGAACCTTTGCCTTCCGGGCAGAGAGTGATG TGGAGCGGAAGGAGTGGATGCAGGCCCTGCAGCAGGCCATGGCTGAGCAGCGTGCCCGGGCCCGGCTCTCTAGCGCTTATCTGCTGGGAGTTCCAGGCTCAGAGCAGCCTGACCGCGCTGGCAGCCTGGAGCTTCGTGGCTTCAAGAATAAGCTGTACGTGGCCGTGGTCGGGGACAAAGTGCAGCTCTACAAGAATCTAGAG GAGTACCACCTGGGCATTGGCATCACCTTCATCGACATGAGCGTGGGCAACGTGAAGGAAGTGGATCGGCGCAGCTTCGACCTCACCACGCCCTACCGCATCTTCAG CTTCTCTGCTGACTCAGAGCTAGAGAAGGAGCAGTGGCTGGAGGCCATGCAGGGAGCCATCGCCGAGGCCCTGTCTACCTCGGAGGTGGCCGAGCGCATCTGGGCTGCAGCCCCCAACAGGTTCTGTGCTGACTGCGGGGCTCCTCAGCCTGACTGGGCCTCCATCAACCTCTGTGTTGTCATCTGCAAGCGCTGTGCAG GGGAGCACCGTGGCCTGGGCGCTGGCGTCTCCAAGGTGCGGAGCCTGAAGATGGACAGGAAGGTGTGGACAGAAACACTTATCGAG CTCTTCTTACAGCTGGGGAATGGCACTGGGAACCGCTTCTGGGCAGCCAACGTGCCCCCCAGTGAGGCCCTGCAGCCCAGCAGCAGCCCCAGCACCCGGCGGTGCCACCTGGAGGCCAAGTACCGTGAGGGCAAGTACCGCCGCTACCACCCGCTCTTTGGCAACCAGGAGGAGCTGGACAAG GCCCTGTGTGCTGCAGTCACCACCACAGACCTGGCTGAGACCCAGGCGCTCCTGGGCTGTGGGGCTGGGATCAACTGCTTCTCGGGGGACCCTGAGGCCCCCACGCCCCTGGCTCTTGCAGAGCAGGCGGGGCAGACGCTGCAGATGGAATTCCTTCGGAACAACCGGACCACAG AGGTGCCTCGGCTGGACTCGATGAAGCCCCTGGAAAAGCACTACTCAGTTGTCCTGCCGACCGTGAGCCACAGTGGCTTCCTCTACAAGACTGCCTCTGCCGGCAAGCTGCTACAGGACCGCCGGGCCCGGGAAG AGTTCAGCCGGCGCTGGTGTGTCCTTGGTGACGGGGTCCTGAGCTACTTTGAGAATGAGCGGGCAGTGACCCCCAATGGAGAGATTCGGGCCAGCGAGATTGTGTGCCTGGCAGTGCCCCCTCCTGACACCCACGG CTTTGAGCACACCTTTGAGGTGTACACGGAGGGAGAACGGCTGTACCTGTTTGGGCTGGAGAGCGCGGAGCAGGCTCATGAGTGGGTCAAGTGTATTGCTAAG GCATTCGTGCCTCCCCTAGCCGAGGATCTGCTGGCCCGGGATTTTGAGCGGCTCGGACGCCTACCCTACAAAGCTGGCCTGAGCCTACAGCGGGCCCAGGAGGGCTGGTTCTCTCTCAGTGGCTCGGAGCTCCGTGCTGTCTTCCCGGACGGGCCCTGCGAAGAGCCGCTGCAACTACGGAAACTGCAGGAGCTTT CCATCCAGGGGGATAGTGAGAACCAGGTGCTGGTGCTGGTGGAGCGAAGGAG GACACTGTACATACAGGGCGAGCGGCGGCTGGACTTCATGGGTTGGCTGGGGGCCATCCAGAAAGCAGCCGCCAGCATGGGGGACACGCTGTCGGAGCAGCAGCTTGGGGACTCGGATATCCCGGTGATCGTGTACCGCTGTGTGGACTACATCACGCAGTGCG GCCTGACCTCCGAGGGCATCTACCGCAAGTGTGGGCAGACATCGAAGACACAGCGGCTGCTGGAGAGCCTGCGGCAGGATGCGCGCTCTGTGCACCTCAAGGAGGGCGAGCAGCACGTGGATGATGTTTCCTCAGCGCTCAAGCGCTTCCTGCGCGACCTGCCTGATGGGCTCTTCACTCGCGCCCAGCGCCTAACCTGGCTGGAGGCCTCAG AGATTGAGGACGAGGAGGAGAAGGTCTCCAGGTACCGAGAGCTGCTGGTGCGGCTGCCCCCTGTCAACCGGGCCACAGTGAAGGCCCTTATCAGCCACCTGTACTG tGTTCAGTGCTTCTCAGACACGAACCAGATGAACGTGCACAACCTGGCAATTGTGTTCGGGCCCACGCTCTTCCAGACAGATGGGCAGGACTACAAGGCTGGCCGTGTGGTGGAAGACCTCATTAACCACTATGTGGTGGTGTTTAGT GTGGATGAGGAAGAGCTCAGGAAGCAGAGGGAGGAGATCACTGCCATTGTGAAGATGCGCGTGGCTGGCACTGCCAGTGGGACCCAG CATGCCGGTGACTTCATCTGCACAGTGTATCTGGAAGAGAAGAAGGCAGAGACTGAGCAGCATGTCAAG ATCCCAGCATCCATGACTGCTGAGGAGCTCACCCTGGAGATCCTGGATCGCCGGAACGTGGGCATCAGGGAGAAGGACTATTGGACCTGCTTTGAGGTCAACgagagggaggaggcag AGCGCCCCCTGCACTTTGCGGAGAAGGTGCTGCCCATCCTGCACGGGCTGGGCACGGACAGCCACCTGGTGGTGAAGAAGCACCAGGCCATGGAGGCCATGCTGCTGTACCTGG CCAGCCGTGTCGGTGACACCAAGCATGGCATGATGAAGTTCCGTGAGGACCGCAGcctcctgggcctgggcctgcccTCAGGTGGCTTCCACGATCGCTACTTCATCCTCAACAGCAGCTGCTTGCGGCTCTACAAGGAGGTCCGG AGCCAGAGGCCGTGGAGCGGGGCCCCTGAGACC AGTCACCGGCCTGAGAAGGAGTGGCCTGTTAAGAGTCTCAAAGTCTACCTGGGAGTGAAGAAGAAACTCAGGCCACCCACCTG CTGGGGCTTCACAGTGGTGCATGAGACAGAGAAACATGAGAAGCAGCAGTG GTACCTCTGCTGTGACACACAGATGGAGCTCCGGGAGTGGTTCGCTACCTTCCTGTTTGTGCAG